The following is a genomic window from Candidatus Hydrogenedentota bacterium.
TGGAAAAAACCAGGCGGAGCCTGCACGAGCGCTCCGCCTAGCCGCTTTCAACAAGGACGGTCGCGATTCAGTAGACTAAAATTTAACCTGCGTGTCGAAATACAGGTAATCGGCATCCCGGTCGTTGAGCGTCGGACGGCTCAAACCGTTGTGGAAGATCCAGTTGCCGTCGGTCAGGCCGTCCTCCTTGAACAGATGCTCCCAACCGATCCGGAGCCACAGGTCGGCGCTGTATTGGTACCGCACCCAGACATGGGACATCGTGCCGATGCCGTCGTCGGCGTTGTCAATGGCGTCCACGATGCCGAAATAGGCCAGGCTCAATCCCGTGCTGATGGCCTTGGTCGCATTGGCGGTAAGCCCGCCGCGCACCTGCCAGAAATTGGTCATGGCGCTGGCGCCGTCGCGAATGTCGAGAATCGAGGAATACCACTGGCCGGAAAACAGGCGGTTGAACGAAAGGTCGTCGTCGGTGTTCGGATTGTCCTCGCCGCCGAAGTAGGCGCCGCCGACGAATACGCGCGGCTTGCAGTTCGCGTCGAACGTGTAACCCATCTCCACGTCGCCGGCAAAGGCGTTGTAGTCAAGGTCGTGCTTGAAGATGGCCGAGGCCTGTTCGGATTCGCCGAACTGGTAGGCCAGTTCGACATTGTAGTCGAAACCGCTTCCCGCGCCCCACACCCGCAGGGCCGGGGTGTGCAGATGGCTTACGCCAGGCGTGCGGCCGTCGCGGATGTAAACCCAGTAGGGCGATACGTTGAACCAATCGCACGCGTTGTAGGTGGCGTACAGGCCGTAGTAGTCCACATCGCCGTCTTCCTCGTTGGGTGAATTTTCCACCAGTTTGGACATCCAGCCGTCAAGCGTGAATTTCCCTTCCTTGTACGTCAGCCGGAGGGCATCGTAGGAATACCACATGGTGGGCGAGGTCTGGCTGCCCAGGAGCCATGCCTTGGCGAAGGTCAACTCCTGGCGTCCAACACGCAGACGGAGCGGCGCGCCGAACAACTCTTCCACATTGATATAGGCCTGGTGAATCGCCACGTCGTCGGTGGGACGGCTGTCCAAACCCGTAAGATAATTGGACCGGAAATCTTCACCCCAACGATTATACGAATGAAACTGAATGAACGCCGACACATTGTCCGTGAAATCCGCGTTGACATGGAGCGCCGTCAACTGCTCGACGTATTTCAACCCCGTGTCGTTCCAATCGTCCCACCAGCGGCCGCGTATGCGCAATTCGCCGCCGACCGTCACATTCTGCAGGTCGGCATACGCCATGCCCATCAACCCAATCGCCAACACAAACACCGCCACTTTACGCATTACTCTCCCTCCATTATCCATTTGTTCATTTTTCAAACCCACCACGATCCGATTTCCATCTTGTTCTCAGTACCACCACAATCGTTTGTACGCAAACAAGTTACATAGTATATTCCAAACTTCCATGGAAAGTCAAAGCGCCACGTTGTGAAAAAATAAACAACCAAAGCCCTTTATTCGGGCGCTTCGGCAAGGATTTGCACTCCCGCGCTTGTGCCGAGACGATCCGCGCCGGCATCGAGCATCGCGCATGCGTCCGCATAGGTGCGAATCCCGCCCGCAGCCTTGACGCCCAGTTTGCGTCCAACCGTCTGCCGCAACAGACGGACGTCTTCAACCGTTGCGCCGCCGGACCCAAACCCGGTCGAGGTCTTTACAAACGCGGCGCCGGCGCGCATGCACATTTCGCAAACCGCCACTTTTTCCGCGTCGTCCAGATAGCAGGTTTCCATGATGACCTTGACCGGCGTTTTGCCCGCGGCATGGACGACGGATGCGATTTCCTTTTCGACGAATTGCGGGTATCCCGATTTCAGGGCGCCGATGTTGATGACCATGTCAATTTCGGTGGCGCCATTCGCGATGGCTTCGCGCGTTTCTTCGACTTTGACATGCGCCGTCGTGGCGCCAAGGGGAAAGCCGATCGTCGGATCCACGCCGATGCCGGAGCCCGCAAGCCGTTGCGCGCAAAAAGCTGTCCAGACCGGGTTGACGGCGACCGCCGCGAAGCCGCATTCGATCGCCGCATCGCACAACGCCACGATATCGGGACGCGCCGCGTCGGCCCGCAACAGGGTATGATCAATCAGGCGCGCCAGTTGAATCCGTGTCATCGAAGGCTCCTCTTGTTTGAGGCATTGCGGCTGCACCGTGTTAGGGAAAGCCGCCGATTGGAAAACACAGCGCGTTTCCTTTGACGCTTTTCAAGCACGGGGAGCGATTTCGCCCGGCCGATCACACATTATCCGGCACAACGAACGGTTCGCGATAGATCCGCTTCACGAATGCGTTGGCCTCTTCGGCATGATCGCCGGTGAACGTTTCCGTTTTGGCGTCGTAAGTGAGTTTGGGACCGAGGATAAAGGGTTTCGCCTTGAGATCCACGGCGTTGCCATGGAGTTGTTCGACCATGCTTTCGAGAGTGTTCAGGGCGTCCTCATGCTGCTTGACGCTCTCGCGGACTTCCTCGACGGAAGCCGCCTTGCCGACGCGGAACGCGATATTGGCCTGGTGGCACAAGACTGTGCTCATGTGGC
Proteins encoded in this region:
- a CDS encoding alginate export family protein produces the protein MRKVAVFVLAIGLMGMAYADLQNVTVGGELRIRGRWWDDWNDTGLKYVEQLTALHVNADFTDNVSAFIQFHSYNRWGEDFRSNYLTGLDSRPTDDVAIHQAYINVEELFGAPLRLRVGRQELTFAKAWLLGSQTSPTMWYSYDALRLTYKEGKFTLDGWMSKLVENSPNEEDGDVDYYGLYATYNACDWFNVSPYWVYIRDGRTPGVSHLHTPALRVWGAGSGFDYNVELAYQFGESEQASAIFKHDLDYNAFAGDVEMGYTFDANCKPRVFVGGAYFGGEDNPNTDDDLSFNRLFSGQWYSSILDIRDGASAMTNFWQVRGGLTANATKAISTGLSLAYFGIVDAIDNADDGIGTMSHVWVRYQYSADLWLRIGWEHLFKEDGLTDGNWIFHNGLSRPTLNDRDADYLYFDTQVKF
- the deoC gene encoding deoxyribose-phosphate aldolase; the protein is MQLARLIDHTLLRADAARPDIVALCDAAIECGFAAVAVNPVWTAFCAQRLAGSGIGVDPTIGFPLGATTAHVKVEETREAIANGATEIDMVINIGALKSGYPQFVEKEIASVVHAAGKTPVKVIMETCYLDDAEKVAVCEMCMRAGAAFVKTSTGFGSGGATVEDVRLLRQTVGRKLGVKAAGGIRTYADACAMLDAGADRLGTSAGVQILAEAPE